Proteins from one Bombyx mori chromosome 1, ASM3026992v2 genomic window:
- the LOC101741539 gene encoding ras-specific guanine nucleotide-releasing factor RalGPS2 isoform X1: MPRDILSDSLAVLRIVEHEDEENWPLEDKPCKINHKKQSTIPLNSQQSFTKDDCACYYNYGHGENGSNRQHDSIFHYKTNSLPAACSINQSWDDIVCSALRLSPDDVGNQLTLLDLPCFKAIKPEELTTCGWTKLNKLTVAPNVVAFTKRFNRVSFWTVQEILNGQSPKARAEIMAHFIKVAKKLHELNNLHSLFAVISALHSASIYRLTKTWACLSKKDKQQFDKLAELFGETDNWTALREYLKSISLPCIPYLGIFLTDLVYIDIAHPAGSPHRVTKMNIVLKALERYQSSEYEIAPLPHVANFLNSVRYIEELQKFVEDDQYKLSLKLEPPSPVGSCAGSKESVKETVLQGNVTTFNISPSHKLGSGSLRLQGTSHQGKFIPTHRKCRSLGSKFRSASLPRNFHKVNFGVGIFGKSHTEDKMDEKTPAGSVNLLDDTLLESPSSVACAKMSQSLPHSNITKPEDIQCDFQGCVKRKTILKEGRKISLSSWQRYWLQMSGNMLFFYGAKSFKGTNRSDFRSERCKVLTLVGWIAVWADGDAADAFQLINHHSGTVYKFKAGSEYAAKQWIAKIEEVTNKIVKPLPANLMSFE, encoded by the exons ATGCCTCGAGACATATTGAGTGACAGCCTTGCTGTGTTGAGAATTGTGGAG CATGAAGATGAAGAGAATTGGCCTCTTGAGGACAAACCATGCAAGATTAATCACAAGAAGCAGTCCACTATCCCTCTCAATAGTCAACAAAGCTTCACTAAAGATGACTGTGCTTGCTATTACAATTATGG ACATGGTGAAAATGGCAGCAACCGTCAACATGATTCcatttttcattacaaaacaaacaGTCTACCAGCTGCTTGTTCAATTAATCAGTCTTGGGATGATATAGTTTGTTCAGCCCTGAGGCTGAGTCCTGATGATGTTGGAAATCAACTGACATTACTTGACTTACCCTGTTTTAAAGCTATCAAGCCTGAAGAATTGACAACATGTGGCTGGACCAAACTGAACAAATTGACTGTGGCACCTAatgtggtggcatttacgaaGAGATTCAATAGG GTCAGCTTTTGGACCGTACAAGAGATATTAAATGGTCAATCACCAAAAGCGAGGGCGGAAATAATGGCGCATTTTATTAAAGTCGCAAAAAAATTACACGAATTGAACAATTTGCATTCTCTGTTCGCTGTGATCTCTGCTTTGCATAGTGCCAGCATATACAG GTTGACAAAAACATGGGCCTGCTTATCGAAAAAGGATAAGCAGCAGTTTGATAAACTTGCAGAGTTATTTGGGGAAACCGATAACTGGACTGCTCTGAGGGAATATTTGAAGTCTATATCCTTGCCTTGTATTCCTTATCTAG gtatattCTTAACCGACTTAGTGTACATCGACATCGCTCATCCAGCTGGATCTCCGCATCGCGTAACAAAAATGAACATAGTACTTAAAGCATTAGAACGTTACCAGTCTTCTGAATATGAGATCGCGCCATTACCGCACGTGGCAAACTTTTTGAACAGCGTCCGTTATATTGAAGAACTCCAGAAGTTTGTGGAGGACGATCAATACAA attatcattaaaattagaGCCCCCGTCACCGGTTGGTAGTTGTGCTGGTTCTAAAGAATCCGTCAAGGAAACAGTACTTCAGGGTAACGTGACAACATTCAACATATCACCATCACACAAACTGGGTTCTGGCTCTCTAAGGTTGCAGGGAACATCTCATCAAGGAAAATTCATACCAACTCACAGGAAATGTCGTTCATTGGGctctaa GTTTCGTAGTGCGAGCTTACCGAGAAATTTTCACAAGGTCAATTTTGGTGTGGG TATATTCGGAAAGAGTCACACTGAAGATAAAATGGACGAGAAAACGCCGGCCGGCTCAGTGAATTTGCTCGATGATACGTTGCTAGAGTCGCCGTCTTCGGTCGCTTGTGCCAAGATGTCGCAATCCTTGCCACACAG TAATATTACGAAACCAGAAGACATTCAGTGCGACTTTCAAGGGTGCGTGAAAAGGAAAACAATATTGAAAGAAGGAAGAAAAATATCACTGTCTTCGTGGCAACGTTACTGGCTTCAAATGTCGGGGAACATGCTGTTTTTTTATGGAGCGAAATCTTTTAAAGG GACGAATCGAAGCGACTTCCGCAGCGAGAGATGTAAGGTTTTGACTCTGGTCGGTTGGATAGCAGTCTGGGCTGACGGTGACGCGGCCGATGCATTCCAGCTTATAAACCATCATAGCGGAACAGTGTACAAATTTAA GGCCGGATCTGAATATGCAGCTAAGCAGTGGATAGCGAAGATCGAAGaagtaacaaacaaaatagtgaAACCTCTCCCGGCGAATCTCATGTCATTCGAATAA
- the LOC101741539 gene encoding ras-specific guanine nucleotide-releasing factor RalGPS1 isoform X2, with product MPRDILSDSLAVLRIVEHEDEENWPLEDKPCKINHKKQSTIPLNSQQSFTKDDCACYYNYGHGENGSNRQHDSIFHYKTNSLPAACSINQSWDDIVCSALRLSPDDVGNQLTLLDLPCFKAIKPEELTTCGWTKLNKLTVAPNVVAFTKRFNRVSFWTVQEILNGQSPKARAEIMAHFIKVAKKLHELNNLHSLFAVISALHSASIYRLTKTWACLSKKDKQQFDKLAELFGETDNWTALREYLKSISLPCIPYLGIFLTDLVYIDIAHPAGSPHRVTKMNIVLKALERYQSSEYEIAPLPHVANFLNSVRYIEELQKFVEDDQYKLSLKLEPPSPVGSCAGSKESVKETVLQGNVTTFNISPSHKLGSGSLRLQGTSHQGKFIPTHRKCRSLGSNIFGKSHTEDKMDEKTPAGSVNLLDDTLLESPSSVACAKMSQSLPHSNITKPEDIQCDFQGCVKRKTILKEGRKISLSSWQRYWLQMSGNMLFFYGAKSFKGTNRSDFRSERCKVLTLVGWIAVWADGDAADAFQLINHHSGTVYKFKAGSEYAAKQWIAKIEEVTNKIVKPLPANLMSFE from the exons ATGCCTCGAGACATATTGAGTGACAGCCTTGCTGTGTTGAGAATTGTGGAG CATGAAGATGAAGAGAATTGGCCTCTTGAGGACAAACCATGCAAGATTAATCACAAGAAGCAGTCCACTATCCCTCTCAATAGTCAACAAAGCTTCACTAAAGATGACTGTGCTTGCTATTACAATTATGG ACATGGTGAAAATGGCAGCAACCGTCAACATGATTCcatttttcattacaaaacaaacaGTCTACCAGCTGCTTGTTCAATTAATCAGTCTTGGGATGATATAGTTTGTTCAGCCCTGAGGCTGAGTCCTGATGATGTTGGAAATCAACTGACATTACTTGACTTACCCTGTTTTAAAGCTATCAAGCCTGAAGAATTGACAACATGTGGCTGGACCAAACTGAACAAATTGACTGTGGCACCTAatgtggtggcatttacgaaGAGATTCAATAGG GTCAGCTTTTGGACCGTACAAGAGATATTAAATGGTCAATCACCAAAAGCGAGGGCGGAAATAATGGCGCATTTTATTAAAGTCGCAAAAAAATTACACGAATTGAACAATTTGCATTCTCTGTTCGCTGTGATCTCTGCTTTGCATAGTGCCAGCATATACAG GTTGACAAAAACATGGGCCTGCTTATCGAAAAAGGATAAGCAGCAGTTTGATAAACTTGCAGAGTTATTTGGGGAAACCGATAACTGGACTGCTCTGAGGGAATATTTGAAGTCTATATCCTTGCCTTGTATTCCTTATCTAG gtatattCTTAACCGACTTAGTGTACATCGACATCGCTCATCCAGCTGGATCTCCGCATCGCGTAACAAAAATGAACATAGTACTTAAAGCATTAGAACGTTACCAGTCTTCTGAATATGAGATCGCGCCATTACCGCACGTGGCAAACTTTTTGAACAGCGTCCGTTATATTGAAGAACTCCAGAAGTTTGTGGAGGACGATCAATACAA attatcattaaaattagaGCCCCCGTCACCGGTTGGTAGTTGTGCTGGTTCTAAAGAATCCGTCAAGGAAACAGTACTTCAGGGTAACGTGACAACATTCAACATATCACCATCACACAAACTGGGTTCTGGCTCTCTAAGGTTGCAGGGAACATCTCATCAAGGAAAATTCATACCAACTCACAGGAAATGTCGTTCATTGGGctctaa TATATTCGGAAAGAGTCACACTGAAGATAAAATGGACGAGAAAACGCCGGCCGGCTCAGTGAATTTGCTCGATGATACGTTGCTAGAGTCGCCGTCTTCGGTCGCTTGTGCCAAGATGTCGCAATCCTTGCCACACAG TAATATTACGAAACCAGAAGACATTCAGTGCGACTTTCAAGGGTGCGTGAAAAGGAAAACAATATTGAAAGAAGGAAGAAAAATATCACTGTCTTCGTGGCAACGTTACTGGCTTCAAATGTCGGGGAACATGCTGTTTTTTTATGGAGCGAAATCTTTTAAAGG GACGAATCGAAGCGACTTCCGCAGCGAGAGATGTAAGGTTTTGACTCTGGTCGGTTGGATAGCAGTCTGGGCTGACGGTGACGCGGCCGATGCATTCCAGCTTATAAACCATCATAGCGGAACAGTGTACAAATTTAA GGCCGGATCTGAATATGCAGCTAAGCAGTGGATAGCGAAGATCGAAGaagtaacaaacaaaatagtgaAACCTCTCCCGGCGAATCTCATGTCATTCGAATAA